The bacterium genomic sequence TTGAACATGGTGTGGGCCAGGGCCACCCGCTTGGCGTTGCGTGAAGTTCCGAACGAAGCCAGGACGGCGGTGGCGCAGGTGCCGATGTTGGCCCCGAAGATGATCGGGATCGCCTGCTGGATTGTCAGCAGCGGCTCGGGGCCGTTCGGCCCCGGAACCACCTGCATCGCCAGACCGATGGCGATGGCGATGGTGGCGGCGCTGGATTGAATGATCGCGGTCAGGATCGTCGAGGCCAGAAGCCCCGTGAGGGGGCTGGCGGTGGACTTGGCCAGAATCTCGGTGAAGGGAGCGTAGTGGGAAAGCGGCTTCATCGACCCGCCCATGACCTTGAGCCCGTAGAAAAGCAACCCGAACCCGATCAGAACGCGTCCCAGGTAATTGAGCCCTTCCTTCTTGGTGAAGAAGATAAGGACGAAACCGACGAAGACGAAAGCCAGCGCGAACTGGCCGACGTCGAAGGCGATCAACTGCACCGTCAGGGTGGTGCCGATATCCGCCCCGAGGATGACGCCGATGGTCTGGGTCAGGGTCATCAGCCCCGAATTGACGAAACCGACCAGCAGAACCGTGCAGGCCGAGGAACTTTGGAGAACGAAGGTAATGATGATTCCCGAGATCAAGGCAACCACCCGGTTGCGGGTGAAGAACCCGAGGATGGCCCTCATCCGGTCGCCGGCCCAAGTCTGGAGGGAGTCTCCCATCAGGTTCATCCCGAAGATGAACATTCCCAGCCCCCCGAGAAGCGTGATGACGAGAATCATCAGACGTCCCGATTCGATGACGAAGAGCGCGGGTTTGCCGCTCAAACCCTCGACCGAAGCCGTGACCTCGTAGCTGCCGGCCTTGCTTCCCAACCGGTAGCGGATGGAGGCGACCCCGTCGGCGGAGGTGGTCACTCCGATTTCGCGGATTCCCTCGGGAGGGACGGGGCCTTCGGGGAGAAAGGTGCTGGGCTCGGTCTGTTCCTTCTTGAGCTTGCTGGGCTTGGCCGGGTCCTGGGTGATCCAGAACGTCACCGTCTCTCCGGCCAGGGGGCGGCCGTCCCGGGTGACCTCCGCTTCCAGCAAGACCTCCTCCCCCACCATTTCGAAAATCCCGGTTCCCCGGCGGACCTCGATGCGGGGACCGCCGGCGCCGGGATCGGCCCGGACGCCCGAAACCGCCCACAGTGAAAAGAAAACCATCAGCGCGAAACCACCGCGGCGACTCATAGCACCCTCCCTGGTCCGGTTGAACTGCCAGGTTTTAATTTTAACATTCCCCCGCGGGGGTGTTAATCAAAAAGGAAGCATCGGCTCCGGGGGACCCCGGTCAATAGAGCGTCGAACCCCACTTCAAACCGGGATCGGCGTCGCTTTCCATATCGTCGGCGAGCCCGGCATTCAGGCGCAGGCAGGCCAGGCCGGCCACCATGGCGGCGTTGTCCCCGCAGAGACTCGGCGGCGCCAGGCAGAGCCGGTAGCGGCCGGGCGGGAACTCCTCCTCCAACCGGCGGCGCAGCAAGGCGTTGACCGCCACCCCTCCCCCCACCACGATCGTGCGGGCGCGGGCGAACTCCGCCGCCGCCGCCAGCTTGGCCGCGAGGACGTCGACCAC encodes the following:
- a CDS encoding Na/Pi symporter, producing the protein MSRRGGFALMVFFSLWAVSGVRADPGAGGPRIEVRRGTGIFEMVGEEVLLEAEVTRDGRPLAGETVTFWITQDPAKPSKLKKEQTEPSTFLPEGPVPPEGIREIGVTTSADGVASIRYRLGSKAGSYEVTASVEGLSGKPALFVIESGRLMILVITLLGGLGMFIFGMNLMGDSLQTWAGDRMRAILGFFTRNRVVALISGIIITFVLQSSSACTVLLVGFVNSGLMTLTQTIGVILGADIGTTLTVQLIAFDVGQFALAFVFVGFVLIFFTKKEGLNYLGRVLIGFGLLFYGLKVMGGSMKPLSHYAPFTEILAKSTASPLTGLLASTILTAIIQSSAATIAIAIGLAMQVVPGPNGPEPLLTIQQAIPIIFGANIGTCATAVLASFGTSRNAKRVALAHTMF
- a CDS encoding tRNA (adenosine(37)-N6)-threonylcarbamoyltransferase complex transferase subunit TsaD, which gives rise to ATRDDAAGEAFDKVAALLGLEYPGGPAVQRAAARGDENRFRFPRGMISSGDFDFSFSGLKTAVRNLVAEIRSKGGEIPVDDVAAGFQAAVVDVLAAKLAAAAEFARARTIVVGGGVAVNALLRRRLEEEFPPGRYRLCLAPPSLCGDNAAMVAGLACLRLNAGLADDMESDADPGLKWGSTLY